A genomic region of Barnesiella viscericola DSM 18177 contains the following coding sequences:
- a CDS encoding T9SS type A sorting domain-containing protein, which yields MKHNLLFAVVMMTAIPFFVAADNGILSSSLNLGGDDLSIAAYCQNGDDYLVEEVYSAGSNEPNVYNIYDSSLQKVYTITDYVKNVSFLNSTNHAYKGEDEKFLFSQTLLNDDAEFEYMVAKEREVDMGNYSYWETYGFKIMQTNGNCLADITFPEASSLETCQFIQLKDKMYFSVEANSLLFYEVNREGSSNVLNLVAETKNVTGYPNPVQRGEVYTVDGGKRSLKNAVVNVVRLDGSLVQSFSIGNNDKAEIETSQMNSGVYVYTAVRGNKVVASGRFVVE from the coding sequence ATGAAACATAATTTACTTTTCGCAGTCGTAATGATGACTGCTATCCCGTTTTTTGTAGCTGCCGATAACGGTATTCTTTCGTCGAGCCTAAATTTGGGTGGCGATGATTTATCTATTGCTGCCTATTGTCAAAATGGCGATGACTATTTAGTGGAGGAGGTTTATTCTGCTGGCTCTAATGAACCTAATGTCTATAATATCTATGATTCTTCGTTGCAAAAGGTTTATACCATTACCGATTATGTCAAGAATGTCTCTTTCCTCAATAGTACCAATCATGCATATAAGGGTGAAGATGAAAAATTTCTCTTTTCTCAAACGTTGCTTAACGATGACGCGGAGTTTGAGTATATGGTAGCGAAAGAAAGAGAGGTCGATATGGGAAACTACTCTTATTGGGAGACTTATGGATTCAAGATTATGCAGACGAATGGGAATTGTCTGGCTGATATTACTTTCCCCGAAGCTTCCAGTCTTGAAACTTGTCAATTTATTCAGTTGAAGGATAAAATGTATTTTTCTGTGGAAGCAAACTCTCTTTTATTCTATGAGGTAAATCGAGAGGGAAGTAGTAATGTGTTGAACCTGGTTGCCGAGACCAAAAATGTGACAGGGTATCCCAACCCGGTACAGCGAGGCGAGGTATATACCGTTGACGGCGGAAAGCGCAGCCTGAAAAATGCCGTAGTCAATGTAGTCCGCCTTGACGGCTCTTTGGTTCAATCGTTCTCGATCGGCAATAACGACAAGGCTGAGATAGAAACCTCGCAGATGAACAGTGGGGTATATGTCTATACGGCTGTCCGGGGGAATAAGGTGGTTGCCTCGGGTCGGTTTGTCGTAGAGTAG
- a CDS encoding T9SS type A sorting domain-containing protein — protein MMKRHLFFAVLTAAFTTFSAMSDNGILTSIPFSGDDLSPVAYCQEGEDYLVESFYSSNSDVYNIYNSSWQKVHTVTDFVHGLALIGSANQSYQGEDDFLFSQTLLNDDAEFEYMVEKTMMVDEGGYSYEQIYGIKIMQTNGNCLADITFSTVGEILEAPRFILLKDKLYLFFTYDSIAYLYEVNREGSSNVLKLVAETKNVTGYPNPVQRGEVYTVDGGKRSLKNAVVNVVRLDGSLVQSFSTGNNDKAEIETSQMNSGVYVYTAVRGNKVVASGRFVVE, from the coding sequence ATGATGAAACGTCATTTGTTTTTTGCCGTATTAACGGCTGCTTTTACCACATTCTCGGCTATGTCTGATAACGGTATCTTAACGTCGATTCCATTCAGTGGAGATGATTTGTCTCCAGTAGCTTATTGCCAAGAGGGTGAGGATTATTTAGTCGAGAGTTTTTATTCTTCTAATTCAGATGTTTATAATATCTATAACTCCTCGTGGCAGAAGGTACACACTGTTACCGACTTTGTGCATGGTCTAGCTCTTATTGGTAGTGCCAATCAGTCGTATCAAGGTGAAGATGATTTTTTATTCTCCCAAACGTTGCTTAATGATGATGCGGAATTTGAGTATATGGTAGAGAAAACAATGATGGTCGATGAGGGAGGGTATTCTTATGAGCAGATTTATGGAATTAAAATTATGCAGACGAATGGGAATTGCCTGGCCGATATTACATTCTCCACTGTGGGTGAGATTTTGGAGGCGCCGCGGTTCATTTTGTTGAAAGATAAACTGTACCTCTTTTTCACATATGACTCTATTGCATACCTGTATGAGGTAAATCGAGAGGGAAGTAGTAATGTGTTGAAACTGGTTGCCGAGACCAAAAATGTGACAGGGTATCCCAACCCGGTACAGCGAGGCGAGGTATATACCGTTGACGGCGGAAAGCGCAGCCTGAAAAATGCCGTAGTCAATGTAGTCCGCCTTGACGGCTCTTTGGTTCAATCGTTCTCGACCGGCAATAACGACAAGGCTGAGATAGAGACCTCGCAGATGAACAGTGGGGTATATGTCTATACGGCTGTCCGGGGGAATAAGGTGGTTGCCTCGGGTCGGTTTGTCGTAGAGTAG
- the purB gene encoding adenylosuccinate lyase, whose amino-acid sequence MELSSLTAISPIDGRYRSKVENLSLYFSEWALIRYRVRVEIEYFIALCELPLPQLTGVNHDLFPELRAIYQNFTEADAARVKSIESVTNHDVKAVEYFIKEKFDALHLEAYKEFIHFGLTSQDINNTSVPLLIKEALHDCYMPVLNEMLSLINHYAEEWKDIPMLAKTHGQPASPTRLGKEIRVFGYRLEKQIELLKAVPMSGKFGGATGNFNAHHFAYPDIDWPAFGNRFLKERLGIEREAWTTQISNYDNLAALFDALRRINTIVIDLDRDFWQYISMEYFKQKIKEGEVGSSAMPHKVNPIDYENSEGNLGLANAIFEHLAKKLPISRLQRDLTDSTVLRNVGVPLAHTLIAFHSTIKGLNKLLLNEKAIYHDLDQMWNVVAEGIQTILRREGYPHPYETLKALTRTNSVVNAESIREFIDTLNVSDSVKEELRRITPHTYTGF is encoded by the coding sequence ATGGAATTATCATCACTCACGGCTATATCGCCTATCGATGGCCGCTACCGCAGCAAGGTGGAAAATTTGTCGCTTTATTTTTCGGAGTGGGCTCTTATCCGGTATCGGGTACGGGTCGAGATAGAGTACTTTATTGCCTTGTGCGAGTTGCCCTTGCCTCAGCTCACGGGGGTAAACCACGACCTTTTTCCCGAGTTGCGAGCTATTTATCAAAACTTTACCGAGGCCGATGCCGCTCGGGTGAAGTCGATTGAGTCGGTTACCAACCACGACGTGAAGGCTGTCGAGTATTTCATCAAGGAGAAATTCGACGCACTGCACCTCGAAGCCTACAAGGAGTTTATCCACTTCGGGCTCACGTCGCAGGACATTAACAACACCTCGGTGCCCCTGTTGATTAAAGAGGCGTTGCACGACTGCTACATGCCGGTGCTCAACGAGATGCTGTCGCTGATTAACCATTATGCCGAGGAGTGGAAAGATATTCCCATGCTGGCCAAGACGCACGGCCAACCGGCATCGCCCACCCGCCTGGGAAAAGAGATACGGGTATTCGGCTATCGTCTCGAGAAACAAATCGAGCTGCTCAAGGCCGTGCCGATGAGCGGTAAATTCGGTGGTGCCACGGGTAACTTCAATGCCCACCACTTTGCCTACCCCGACATTGACTGGCCCGCCTTCGGGAACCGTTTCCTGAAAGAGCGTCTCGGTATCGAGCGGGAGGCGTGGACGACCCAAATCTCCAACTACGACAACCTGGCCGCGCTGTTCGACGCGCTGCGCCGCATCAATACGATTGTCATCGACCTCGACCGGGACTTCTGGCAATACATCTCGATGGAGTATTTCAAGCAGAAGATCAAAGAGGGCGAGGTAGGTTCGTCGGCCATGCCTCATAAGGTGAACCCCATCGACTACGAGAACTCCGAGGGTAATCTGGGTCTTGCCAATGCCATCTTCGAGCACCTGGCCAAGAAGTTGCCCATCTCGCGTCTGCAACGCGACCTCACCGACTCGACCGTGCTGCGTAACGTGGGTGTGCCTTTGGCGCATACGCTCATTGCCTTCCACAGCACCATCAAGGGGTTGAACAAACTGTTGCTCAACGAGAAGGCTATCTATCACGATCTCGACCAGATGTGGAACGTGGTGGCCGAGGGTATCCAGACAATACTGCGTCGTGAGGGCTATCCGCACCCCTACGAGACGTTGAAGGCACTCACCCGCACCAACTCGGTAGTTAATGCCGAGTCGATACGCGAGTTTATCGATACGCTCAACGTGTCCGATTCGGTCAAGGAGGAGCTGCGCCGCATCACCCCTCACACCTATACCGGTTTCTAA
- a CDS encoding pseudouridine synthase, which produces MESEKRAKRPRIGVSNREGMTERYEKVEYKRGGGEEGRPSYGANTDRPHYSRSNYGEGGNRSYANERPNNYGNRQGGYNQNRQGGYGNNRRNNYNNGPRYNQDYNRNNEGGEGYQQRPYGENDRPYYPKQNRQGGYNQNRQGGYGNNRYNQNRPQQRRNKNYNSRPQRIEYELPEVDPNEPIRLNKYMANAGICSRREADEFIQAGEVQVNGVTVTELGTKITRNDTVTFRGKVVTLERKIYVLLNKPKDCVTTSDDPQGRLTVMDIVRNACTERIYPVGRLDRNTTGVLLLTNDGDLASKLTHPKFIKKKIYHVWLDRDVNEEDMQRIADGIELEDGPIQPDAVSYANETDKNQVGIEIHSGRNRIVRRIFEALGYRVVKLDRVYFAGLTKKNLQRGRWRYLTQQEVNMLQMGSFE; this is translated from the coding sequence ATGGAAAGCGAAAAAAGAGCTAAGCGCCCTCGTATCGGGGTATCGAACCGTGAAGGCATGACCGAGCGATATGAGAAAGTAGAGTACAAAAGAGGCGGAGGAGAGGAGGGACGCCCCTCGTATGGTGCCAACACCGACAGACCTCATTACTCTCGCAGCAACTATGGTGAAGGAGGTAACCGCTCCTATGCCAACGAACGTCCCAACAATTATGGAAACCGCCAGGGTGGCTACAACCAGAACCGTCAGGGCGGATATGGCAACAACCGCAGGAACAACTACAACAATGGTCCGCGGTACAATCAGGATTACAATCGAAACAACGAAGGTGGCGAGGGATACCAACAACGTCCTTACGGCGAGAACGATCGTCCCTACTATCCGAAACAGAATCGTCAGGGCGGCTACAACCAGAACCGTCAGGGCGGATATGGCAACAACCGGTATAACCAGAACCGGCCGCAGCAACGCCGCAACAAGAACTACAACAGCCGTCCGCAACGCATCGAGTATGAGTTGCCCGAGGTTGATCCTAACGAACCGATTCGTTTGAACAAGTACATGGCCAATGCCGGTATCTGTTCGCGTCGCGAGGCCGACGAATTTATCCAGGCCGGCGAGGTTCAGGTAAACGGCGTGACGGTGACCGAACTGGGTACGAAGATTACCCGCAACGACACGGTGACCTTCCGCGGCAAGGTGGTGACGCTCGAACGTAAAATCTACGTGCTGCTCAACAAGCCGAAAGATTGTGTGACCACGTCGGACGATCCGCAAGGCCGCCTCACCGTGATGGACATCGTGCGCAACGCCTGCACCGAGCGCATCTATCCCGTAGGCCGTCTCGACCGCAACACCACGGGTGTGCTGCTGCTCACCAACGACGGCGACCTCGCCTCGAAGCTCACGCACCCCAAGTTCATCAAGAAGAAAATCTATCACGTGTGGCTCGACCGCGACGTGAACGAGGAGGATATGCAACGCATTGCCGACGGTATCGAATTGGAGGACGGACCCATACAGCCCGACGCCGTGAGCTATGCCAATGAAACCGACAAGAACCAGGTGGGCATCGAGATTCACTCGGGCCGTAACCGCATCGTGCGTCGTATTTTCGAGGCTCTGGGTTACCGGGTAGTCAAGCTCGACCGCGTCTATTTTGCCGGTCTCACCAAGAAGAACCTGCAACGCGGCCGCTGGCGTTACCTCACCCAACAAGAGGTGAACATGCTGCAAATGGGTTCGTTTGAGTAG
- the asnS gene encoding asparagine--tRNA ligase codes for METMKRTKVVDAFDASLYGTRINVKGWVRTRRGNKHINFIALNDGSTIKNIQVVVDLSKFTEAEMKPITTGACISVIGTLVESQGKGQQAEIQAESIELYGGADPDVYPLQKKGHTLEFLREIAHLRPRTNTFGAVFRIRHHLAYAIHKYFNDRGFFYLNTPLITASDCEGAGAMFQVTTLDLNNVPRTDDGAVDYSADFFGKPTSLTVSGQLEGELGAMSLGAIYTFGPTFRAENSNTPRHLAEFWMVEPEVAFNEIEENMDLAEDFLKYLIRYALDHCQDDLEFLSQMYDSELIERLKFVVENDFVRLPYTEGVKILEESGHKFEYPVYWGADLQSEHERFLVEEHFKKPVILTDYPKEIKAFYMKLNDDGKTVRAMDVLFPRIGEIIGGSQREESYEKLLSRIEELHIPMKDMWWYLDTRRFGTAPHSGFGLGFERLVLFVTGMTNIRDVIPFPRTPKNAEF; via the coding sequence ATGGAAACAATGAAAAGGACCAAGGTCGTCGATGCCTTCGATGCATCTCTTTACGGAACAAGGATAAACGTGAAAGGCTGGGTGCGCACGCGCCGGGGCAATAAGCACATCAACTTCATTGCGCTGAACGACGGTTCTACGATTAAAAACATACAGGTTGTAGTCGACCTCTCGAAATTTACCGAGGCCGAGATGAAGCCTATCACGACCGGAGCCTGCATCAGCGTCATAGGTACGCTGGTCGAGTCGCAGGGCAAGGGACAGCAGGCCGAGATTCAGGCCGAGAGCATCGAGCTCTACGGCGGTGCCGACCCCGACGTATATCCCTTGCAGAAGAAGGGACACACGCTCGAATTCCTGCGTGAAATCGCCCACCTGCGTCCCCGCACCAATACGTTCGGTGCCGTATTCCGTATCCGCCATCACCTGGCATACGCCATTCACAAATATTTCAACGACCGCGGTTTCTTCTACCTGAACACGCCGCTCATCACGGCCAGCGACTGCGAGGGTGCCGGTGCCATGTTCCAGGTTACGACGCTCGACCTCAACAACGTGCCTCGTACCGACGACGGTGCCGTCGATTACAGCGCCGATTTCTTCGGTAAACCCACCAGCCTCACCGTGTCGGGACAGCTCGAAGGTGAGCTCGGAGCCATGTCGTTGGGTGCTATCTACACGTTCGGTCCCACCTTCCGGGCCGAGAACTCCAATACGCCCCGTCACCTGGCCGAGTTCTGGATGGTAGAGCCCGAGGTTGCCTTCAACGAAATCGAGGAGAACATGGATTTGGCCGAGGACTTCCTCAAATACCTCATTCGCTATGCCCTCGACCACTGCCAGGACGACCTCGAATTCCTCAGCCAGATGTACGATTCAGAACTGATTGAGCGGTTGAAGTTTGTGGTCGAGAACGATTTCGTACGCCTGCCCTACACCGAGGGTGTGAAGATTCTCGAAGAGTCGGGCCACAAGTTTGAATATCCCGTTTACTGGGGAGCCGACTTGCAGAGCGAACACGAGCGTTTCCTCGTGGAGGAGCACTTCAAGAAACCGGTTATCCTCACCGACTATCCCAAGGAGATCAAGGCCTTCTACATGAAGCTCAACGACGACGGCAAGACGGTGCGCGCCATGGACGTGCTCTTCCCCCGCATCGGCGAGATTATCGGTGGGTCGCAGCGTGAAGAGAGCTATGAGAAGCTGCTTTCGCGCATCGAAGAGCTGCATATCCCCATGAAAGATATGTGGTGGTATCTCGATACCCGTCGGTTCGGTACGGCACCCCACTCGGGCTTCGGCCTCGGGTTCGAGCGTCTGGTATTGTTCGTTACCGGTATGACCAACATTCGCGATGTGATTCCCTTCCCCCGTACACCGAAGAACGCCGAGTTCTAA
- a CDS encoding DUF3256 family protein, producing MKLRNLLSIFFLASAGLSQAAEPAAQFFVAMPDSLVPSIEVNRRKDLIDLFHAGQKAQVDNKLGGTTAMTLLQDNSLTVDLSQQSQMALHLYPTDRGDTLIALVNTVYGPAADSRIRFFDSSWRELPASKHMRALSTADFFAFPDSLTNTQKKEILQTTGIYLVEYTFEPDGSLCARPSWEKYLDPETFKKIEPYLRKSITLRWNGNKLL from the coding sequence ATGAAACTGCGGAATCTGTTATCCATCTTCTTCCTGGCTTCGGCCGGGCTGTCGCAAGCTGCCGAACCGGCCGCCCAGTTCTTTGTCGCCATGCCCGACTCGCTCGTCCCCTCTATCGAGGTGAATCGTCGGAAGGACCTCATCGACCTCTTTCATGCCGGGCAGAAGGCTCAGGTGGATAACAAACTGGGAGGCACGACCGCAATGACCCTCCTGCAAGACAACAGCCTCACAGTCGACCTGTCGCAACAAAGCCAAATGGCCCTGCACCTCTACCCGACCGACCGAGGCGACACCCTCATCGCACTGGTCAATACGGTCTATGGTCCGGCCGCAGACAGCCGCATACGATTCTTCGACAGCTCCTGGCGGGAACTCCCTGCCTCGAAACATATGCGGGCCTTGTCGACCGCCGATTTCTTCGCCTTTCCCGACTCGTTGACCAACACACAGAAAAAAGAAATCCTGCAAACGACAGGCATCTATCTCGTGGAATATACCTTTGAGCCCGACGGCTCTCTCTGTGCCCGCCCCTCGTGGGAAAAGTATCTCGACCCCGAGACCTTCAAAAAAATAGAACCTTACCTGCGCAAATCGATTACCCTGCGTTGGAACGGCAATAAATTACTGTAA
- a CDS encoding DMT family transporter, whose protein sequence is MWLSLAFLSAFLLGCYEVCKKQSLNGNAVIPVLFLNTCFCSLLFLPLIILSYGFPDLMRDSLFYVPPSTLREHLYIIGKAALVLTSWTCAYFATKHLPITIAGPIKASQPILTLIGALLIFGERLNLYQWVGVLLAIVSFIMLSFSGRKEGINFRHNLWILFIVLATITGAASGLYDKYLMSHGFDRMTVQVWYSYYQMAMMAVVLLLLWYPQRKHTTSFVWRPSIFFISLFLACADFVYFYALSYPDSMISIVSMVRRSSVVVSFIAGALLFKEKNIRSKSFDLVLVLLGMFFLYLGTR, encoded by the coding sequence ATGTGGTTATCGCTTGCTTTTCTATCGGCCTTTCTGCTGGGCTGCTACGAGGTGTGTAAAAAACAGTCGCTCAACGGCAACGCCGTGATTCCCGTGTTGTTTCTCAACACCTGTTTTTGCAGCCTGCTCTTCCTACCGCTCATCATACTCTCCTACGGATTCCCCGACCTGATGCGCGACTCCCTCTTCTACGTGCCCCCCTCGACCCTGCGCGAACACCTCTACATCATCGGCAAGGCAGCGCTGGTGCTCACCTCGTGGACCTGCGCCTACTTCGCCACCAAGCATCTGCCCATCACCATCGCCGGCCCCATCAAGGCTTCGCAACCAATACTCACCCTCATCGGGGCACTGCTCATCTTCGGCGAACGGCTTAACCTCTACCAGTGGGTGGGTGTGCTGCTGGCCATCGTCTCGTTCATCATGCTCTCCTTCTCGGGGCGGAAAGAGGGCATCAACTTCCGCCACAACCTGTGGATTCTCTTTATCGTGCTGGCCACCATCACGGGAGCGGCCAGCGGACTCTACGACAAATACCTCATGTCGCACGGCTTCGACCGCATGACGGTGCAGGTGTGGTACTCCTACTACCAGATGGCCATGATGGCCGTCGTGCTGCTACTTCTGTGGTACCCGCAGCGCAAGCACACCACCTCGTTTGTGTGGAGGCCCTCGATATTCTTCATCTCGCTCTTTCTGGCCTGTGCCGACTTTGTCTACTTCTACGCCCTCAGCTACCCCGACTCGATGATTTCGATTGTCTCGATGGTGCGCCGCAGCAGCGTCGTGGTGAGTTTCATCGCCGGTGCCCTCCTGTTCAAGGAGAAGAATATCCGCAGCAAGTCGTTCGACCTGGTGCTCGTGCTGCTGGGTATGTTCTTCCTCTACCTCGGCACCCGATAG
- the lgt gene encoding prolipoprotein diacylglyceryl transferase produces the protein MELLYIHWNPDPVLFSVAGIAIRWYSIFWLIAIWADSQVVYKLYKLKGLPMDTFQTLFLYSFLGIFIGARLGHCLFYEPGYYLSHPLEIVLPIHELPGGGWRFTGYAGLASHGGTLGLIIALALFCRKTRIHYLDILDMMGIAAPVAAGFIRLANLMNSEIIGMPADVPWAFVFERVDMLPRHPAQLYEALAYFLFFGVMVAIVWLRRGRCGRGFYFGLCITLIFLFRFFIEFLKERQVDFENAMPIDMGQVLSIPFVVLGLYFVITRWNNTVVDRLPKTGQGKSRK, from the coding sequence ATGGAACTGCTTTACATTCATTGGAATCCCGACCCGGTGCTCTTTTCGGTAGCGGGCATCGCTATACGCTGGTACAGTATCTTCTGGCTCATTGCCATTTGGGCCGACAGTCAGGTGGTCTATAAGCTGTATAAGTTGAAAGGGCTTCCGATGGATACGTTTCAGACCCTCTTCCTGTACAGCTTCCTGGGCATCTTTATCGGGGCACGGTTGGGGCATTGCCTCTTCTACGAACCGGGGTATTACCTGAGTCACCCGCTTGAAATCGTTCTGCCTATACACGAATTGCCCGGTGGTGGGTGGCGCTTCACCGGCTATGCGGGGCTGGCCAGTCACGGGGGGACGCTGGGACTGATTATTGCCCTGGCGCTGTTCTGCCGAAAGACCAGGATTCACTACCTCGATATTCTCGACATGATGGGAATCGCCGCTCCCGTAGCGGCCGGGTTTATCCGCTTGGCCAACCTGATGAACTCCGAAATCATAGGTATGCCCGCCGATGTGCCCTGGGCTTTTGTCTTCGAACGGGTGGATATGTTGCCGCGTCACCCGGCACAACTCTATGAGGCGTTGGCCTATTTCCTCTTCTTCGGGGTGATGGTGGCGATTGTGTGGCTCCGTCGCGGCCGTTGCGGGCGGGGCTTCTATTTCGGGCTCTGCATCACGCTCATCTTTCTCTTCCGTTTCTTTATCGAGTTCCTCAAAGAGCGTCAGGTCGATTTCGAGAATGCCATGCCCATCGACATGGGGCAGGTGTTGAGTATCCCGTTTGTGGTGCTGGGCCTCTATTTCGTGATTACGCGGTGGAACAATACCGTTGTCGACAGACTGCCGAAAACGGGGCAGGGAAAATCCCGAAAGTAA
- a CDS encoding GNAT family N-acetyltransferase: MEIKHITHEKKDFLDLLLLADECEKMIERYLDRGEMFALYDEGLKSICVVTREGEDLYEIKNLATYPSFQRRGYARKLIEYVESHCPAGATLQVGTGDSPLTIPFYERCGFRYSHRIPGFFTRHYPQPIFEGERQIVDMIYLKKEI; this comes from the coding sequence ATGGAGATCAAACACATAACACATGAGAAGAAAGACTTTCTCGACCTGTTGCTGTTGGCCGACGAATGTGAAAAGATGATAGAGCGCTACCTCGACCGGGGCGAAATGTTTGCCTTGTACGACGAGGGATTGAAGAGTATCTGCGTCGTCACCCGAGAAGGAGAAGACCTCTACGAAATCAAAAATCTGGCCACCTATCCCTCCTTCCAGCGTCGAGGCTATGCCCGCAAACTTATCGAATATGTGGAAAGCCATTGTCCTGCCGGAGCAACTTTGCAAGTCGGGACAGGCGATTCGCCCCTCACGATACCTTTTTACGAACGATGCGGATTCCGCTATTCACACCGGATACCCGGATTCTTTACCAGACACTATCCACAACCTATCTTCGAGGGAGAGAGACAAATTGTCGATATGATTTATTTAAAGAAAGAAATTTAA
- the truA gene encoding tRNA pseudouridine(38-40) synthase TruA: MSRYFIYLSFNGARYHGWQIQPNGITVQAELEKALATLLRRETPVTGAGRTDAGVNARLMVAHFDTPAPLDNPAETADRLNRILPPDIAVYDIRSVTDEAHSRFDALSRTYKYYLIDHKSPFLETFACRYRGTLDFDRMNEAAEQLYRYTDFTSFSKLHTDVKTNNCRVTFARWELEGEQQVFTITADRFLRNMVRAIVGTLLDVGRGKLSVEGFCRIIEQKDRCAAGTSVPGKALFLHDITYPDNLFLPR; encoded by the coding sequence ATGTCTCGCTATTTCATCTACCTCTCGTTCAACGGTGCCCGCTACCACGGCTGGCAGATACAGCCCAACGGCATCACCGTGCAGGCCGAGCTTGAAAAGGCATTGGCTACTTTGTTGCGCCGCGAGACACCTGTCACCGGGGCGGGCCGCACCGATGCCGGCGTGAATGCCCGGCTCATGGTGGCACACTTCGACACCCCGGCCCCGCTCGACAATCCCGCCGAGACGGCCGACCGTCTGAACCGGATACTCCCCCCCGATATTGCCGTGTACGACATACGCTCCGTCACCGACGAGGCCCACAGCCGGTTCGATGCCCTCAGCCGCACCTACAAATATTACCTCATCGACCACAAGTCGCCCTTCCTCGAAACCTTTGCCTGTCGCTACCGGGGCACGCTCGATTTCGACCGCATGAACGAGGCGGCCGAGCAGCTGTACCGATACACCGATTTCACCAGTTTCAGCAAGCTGCACACCGACGTGAAGACCAACAACTGCCGGGTGACCTTCGCCCGCTGGGAGCTCGAGGGGGAGCAACAGGTATTCACCATCACGGCCGACCGCTTCCTGCGCAACATGGTGCGGGCCATCGTGGGCACCCTGCTCGACGTGGGTCGCGGCAAGCTCTCGGTCGAAGGCTTCTGCCGCATCATCGAGCAGAAAGACCGCTGCGCCGCCGGTACCTCGGTGCCGGGCAAAGCCCTGTTCCTCCACGACATCACCTACCCCGACAACCTGTTCCTGCCCCGATAA